From Staphylococcus sp. M0911, a single genomic window includes:
- a CDS encoding anion permease, with the protein MENNVKYKKFILPIVVGLLIWALTPFKPDALDTQAWYMFAIFVATIIACITQPMPIGAVSIIGFTLTVLVGVVDIKAAVQGFGNNSIWLIAMAFFISRGFVKTGLGRRIALQFVKLFGKKTLGLAYSLVGVDLILAPATPSNTARAGGIMFPIIKSLSESFGSSPKDGTERKMGAFLIFTEFQGNLITAAMFLTAMAGNPLAQNLAEKTAHVHITWMNWFLAALVPGLVSLIVVPFIIYKMYPPTVKETPNAKQWAENELANMGPISIAEKFMTGIFIVALALWVTGSLIHVDATLTAFIALALLLLTGVLTWKDILNETGAWNTLVWFSVLVLMADQLNQLGFIPWLSQLIAHSLHGLSWPIVIVLLILFFFYSHYLFASATAHVSAMYAALLGVAVAAGAPPLFSALILGFFGNLLASTTHYSSGPAPILYGSGYITQKRWWTMNIVLGFVYFIIWIGLGSLWMKLIGIF; encoded by the coding sequence TTGGAAAATAATGTAAAATACAAAAAGTTTATTCTTCCTATTGTAGTTGGTTTACTCATATGGGCATTAACCCCCTTCAAACCAGATGCACTAGATACTCAAGCATGGTATATGTTTGCGATATTTGTCGCTACAATCATCGCTTGTATCACACAACCTATGCCCATTGGCGCCGTATCTATTATTGGATTTACGTTAACCGTATTGGTTGGTGTTGTAGATATTAAGGCCGCTGTCCAAGGATTCGGAAATAATAGTATATGGCTTATTGCTATGGCATTCTTCATTTCAAGAGGCTTTGTTAAAACGGGTTTAGGTCGTCGAATCGCACTGCAATTCGTCAAACTGTTCGGTAAAAAGACCTTGGGCTTAGCTTATTCATTAGTGGGTGTCGATTTAATATTAGCACCTGCAACACCAAGTAATACTGCACGTGCCGGTGGTATTATGTTCCCTATTATTAAATCACTGTCTGAATCATTTGGTTCAAGTCCTAAAGATGGTACAGAACGTAAAATGGGTGCCTTTCTCATCTTCACTGAATTCCAAGGTAACCTCATTACAGCAGCAATGTTCTTAACTGCAATGGCAGGTAATCCACTAGCTCAAAACTTAGCCGAAAAAACTGCGCATGTACATATTACGTGGATGAATTGGTTTTTAGCTGCACTTGTACCTGGGCTAGTATCCTTAATCGTCGTACCATTTATTATTTATAAAATGTATCCACCTACTGTAAAGGAAACACCCAATGCCAAACAGTGGGCTGAAAATGAATTAGCCAATATGGGACCTATATCCATTGCTGAAAAATTCATGACAGGTATCTTTATTGTGGCATTAGCATTATGGGTAACAGGTAGCCTTATCCATGTTGATGCAACATTAACAGCATTTATCGCGTTAGCATTACTGTTACTTACAGGTGTCTTAACATGGAAAGATATTTTAAATGAAACAGGTGCATGGAATACATTAGTTTGGTTCTCAGTACTTGTACTCATGGCAGATCAGTTAAACCAACTAGGATTTATTCCATGGTTGAGTCAATTGATTGCACATAGCTTACATGGTTTAAGTTGGCCAATTGTCATTGTGCTACTTATACTATTTTTCTTCTATTCACATTATTTATTCGCAAGTGCAACTGCGCATGTTAGTGCTATGTACGCCGCATTATTAGGTGTGGCAGTCGCAGCCGGAGCACCTCCATTATTCAGCGCTTTAATCCTTGGGTTCTTCGGTAACTTATTAGCGTCAACAACACACTATAGTAGTGGTCCAGCGCCTATTCTTTATGGCTCAGGCTACATCACACAAAAACGTTGGTGGACAATGAATATCGTATTAGGATTCGTCTACTTTATCATCTGGATTGGCTTAGGCTCATTATGGATGAAATTAATCGGTATATTTTAA
- a CDS encoding PadR family transcriptional regulator: MSVSNQMMKGLLDGAILGLIAKGETYGYEILEKLHAHQFPEISDGSIYPVLLRLSKKGYVETTVRKSDNGGPKRKYYTITESGKVELAAFQEKWKYLNSGMNNLFGSE; the protein is encoded by the coding sequence ATGTCAGTATCAAATCAAATGATGAAAGGACTGCTAGATGGTGCAATATTAGGACTAATAGCTAAAGGTGAAACATATGGTTATGAAATATTAGAAAAATTGCATGCCCATCAATTTCCTGAAATTAGTGATGGAAGTATTTATCCTGTACTCTTACGTTTGAGTAAAAAAGGATACGTAGAAACAACAGTTCGTAAATCTGATAATGGTGGGCCTAAAAGAAAATATTATACGATTACAGAAAGCGGCAAAGTAGAGTTAGCAGCATTTCAAGAGAAGTGGAAGTATTTAAACTCAGGTATGAATAATTTATTCGGGAGTGAATAG
- a CDS encoding rhodanese-related sulfurtransferase, which yields MDYRVLLYYKYTTIEDPETFAAEHLAFCKENNLKGRILVSTEGINGTLSGTKEDTDKYIEHMHADERFKDMTFKIDEAEGHTFKKMHVRPRKEIVALDLEEDVDPRETTGKYYSPKEFKEALEDENTVILDARNDYEFDLGHFRGAVRPDITRFRDLPDWIRDNKDKLDGKNIVTYCTGGIRCEKFSGWLVKEGFENVGQLHGGIATYGKDPETKGQYWDGKMYVFDERISVDVNQVEKTVVGKEHFDGTPCERYINCANPECNKQILVSEENEEKYLGACSYDCAKHERNRYVATHDISDEEWERRLENFKDVPEHAHA from the coding sequence ATGGATTATAGAGTACTTTTATATTACAAATATACAACGATTGAAGACCCCGAAACATTTGCCGCAGAACACTTAGCATTCTGTAAAGAGAATAACTTAAAAGGACGTATCTTAGTATCAACAGAAGGTATCAACGGTACACTATCAGGTACTAAAGAAGATACAGATAAATATATTGAACATATGCATGCAGACGAACGTTTTAAAGATATGACATTCAAAATTGACGAAGCTGAAGGTCACACATTCAAAAAAATGCACGTACGTCCAAGAAAAGAAATCGTTGCACTTGATTTAGAAGAAGATGTAGATCCACGTGAAACAACTGGTAAATACTACTCACCAAAAGAATTCAAAGAAGCACTTGAAGATGAAAATACAGTCATCTTAGATGCTAGAAATGATTACGAATTTGATTTAGGTCATTTCCGTGGTGCTGTGCGTCCAGACATTACACGTTTCAGAGACTTGCCAGATTGGATCCGCGACAACAAAGACAAATTAGACGGTAAAAACATTGTCACATATTGTACAGGTGGTATTCGTTGTGAAAAATTCTCAGGCTGGTTAGTTAAAGAAGGCTTCGAAAACGTTGGTCAATTACACGGCGGTATCGCAACTTATGGTAAAGACCCAGAAACCAAAGGCCAATACTGGGATGGTAAAATGTATGTCTTCGATGAACGTATTAGCGTAGATGTTAACCAAGTTGAGAAAACAGTGGTTGGTAAAGAACATTTCGACGGCACACCTTGCGAACGTTATATCAATTGTGCCAACCCAGAATGTAACAAACAAATCCTTGTTTCAGAAGAAAATGAAGAAAAATATTTAGGCGCATGCTCATACGACTGTGCAAAACATGAACGCAACCGTTACGTTGCAACACATGATATTAGTGATGAAGAATGGGAACGTCGTTTAGAAAACTTCAAAGACGTTCCAGAACATGCACACGCATAA
- the pcp gene encoding pyroglutamyl-peptidase I translates to MKILVTGFDPFEGNQVNPSWEAVKQLPDHIGQHDITKLEVPTVFHKVMNVIQQALDSEQYDAVVAVGQAGGRAEITPERIGINIDDARIADNDGQQPIDIPIQPKGAPAYFSNLPVKRMTENIKQQGIPAKLSNSAGTFVCNHILYQLGYLNATRFPNLLFGFIHVPYIPEQVESTSQSPSLSLDTIVKGLIAAIEAIDRNDDIKIALGETH, encoded by the coding sequence ATGAAGATTCTAGTTACTGGATTTGATCCATTTGAGGGCAATCAAGTTAATCCTTCTTGGGAGGCGGTTAAGCAATTGCCTGACCATATCGGACAGCATGATATTACAAAGTTAGAAGTGCCAACTGTCTTTCATAAAGTGATGAATGTCATACAACAAGCGTTAGATTCTGAACAATATGATGCTGTAGTTGCAGTAGGTCAAGCCGGTGGTCGTGCAGAAATCACCCCTGAACGTATCGGGATCAATATAGATGATGCGAGAATAGCTGATAATGACGGACAACAACCTATCGATATTCCTATACAACCTAAGGGTGCACCAGCTTATTTTTCAAATTTACCTGTTAAACGAATGACAGAAAATATCAAACAACAAGGCATCCCTGCAAAACTATCAAACAGTGCAGGTACGTTTGTATGTAATCATATTTTATATCAACTCGGTTACTTAAATGCTACACGCTTTCCTAACCTGCTATTTGGATTCATTCATGTGCCTTATATTCCAGAACAAGTCGAATCAACATCTCAATCACCCTCATTGTCACTGGACACAATTGTTAAAGGTTTAATCGCAGCAATTGAAGCAATTGACAGAAATGATGACATCAAAATTGCTTTAGGTGAGACACATTAA
- a CDS encoding zinc ribbon domain-containing protein → MVEHQGCVKCGHTEVEEGTLSATGSGLSKVFDLQHNNFITITCKNCGYTEFYKDDKNRKSDIIDLFFGG, encoded by the coding sequence ATGGTTGAACATCAAGGGTGTGTTAAATGCGGACATACTGAAGTCGAAGAGGGCACACTTTCTGCAACTGGTTCAGGGCTCTCAAAAGTTTTCGATTTACAACATAATAATTTTATAACGATTACTTGTAAAAATTGTGGTTATACGGAATTTTATAAAGATGATAAGAATAGAAAATCAGATATCATTGATCTCTTTTTCGGGGGCTAA
- a CDS encoding DinB family protein, whose amino-acid sequence MMTNTVYDVIDTGVHYLVNMYDSWKVEDILDQDSDVFPNNIHWQFGHVLTVFENALSKGNQHVVDLERYRQLFAPGSKPADWPQIEGGVPSIDEILKDIQTIPKRARQLTDEQLAQSLDQPIAGFSTVEGLLMLNAIHIPLHAGKIEEMARVIKQQ is encoded by the coding sequence ATGATGACGAATACGGTTTATGATGTTATAGATACGGGTGTTCATTATTTAGTAAATATGTATGATAGCTGGAAAGTTGAAGATATTTTAGATCAAGATAGTGATGTATTTCCTAATAATATACATTGGCAATTCGGTCATGTATTAACTGTTTTTGAAAATGCATTATCTAAAGGCAATCAACATGTAGTTGATTTAGAACGCTATAGACAACTATTTGCGCCTGGATCTAAACCAGCTGACTGGCCTCAAATTGAAGGTGGTGTGCCGAGTATCGATGAGATTTTAAAAGATATTCAAACTATTCCTAAACGTGCAAGACAATTAACAGATGAACAATTGGCGCAATCGTTAGATCAACCCATTGCAGGATTCTCCACAGTGGAAGGTCTTTTAATGTTAAATGCCATTCATATCCCGCTTCACGCTGGTAAAATTGAAGAAATGGCACGTGTCATAAAACAACAATAA
- a CDS encoding PTS ascorbate transporter subunit IIC, with product MKAILDFIVDILSQPAILVALIAFVGLLVQKKSASAITSGTIKTMLGFLILSAGAEVVSKSLEPFGKIFQHAFGVQGIVPNNEAIISLALKDYGTTAVLIMVFGMILNILIARVTNLKYIFLTGHHTFYMAAFLAILLTVGHIKGSLTVVIGSIILGLIMAILPALAQPTMRKITGNDQVALGHFGTISYWAAGEVGKLFKGKSKSTEDIKFPKGLSFLRESTISISITMALLYFIASLFAGVNYVNKISDGQNFIVFSVIQGVTFAAGVFIILTGVRLILAEIVPAFKGISEKIVPNSKPALDCPIVFPYAQNAVLIGFFVSFITGVIGMFVLFLFGGVVILPGVVAHFFLGAASAVFGNARGGIKGAIAGSALNGLLITFLPLLFLPFLGDLGLASTTFSDTDFLAVGIVFGNIVKFTGIIGAIIFIVVIATVAILLKGKSDKRVEQL from the coding sequence ATGAAAGCCATATTAGATTTTATAGTAGATATTTTAAGTCAACCAGCTATATTAGTAGCGCTTATAGCATTTGTTGGATTATTAGTTCAAAAGAAATCTGCTTCAGCAATTACTTCTGGTACGATTAAGACAATGTTAGGTTTCTTAATTTTAAGCGCAGGAGCTGAAGTTGTTTCTAAATCTCTTGAACCTTTTGGGAAAATATTCCAACATGCATTTGGTGTTCAAGGAATCGTACCCAATAATGAAGCTATTATTTCGTTAGCTTTAAAAGATTATGGAACTACTGCAGTGCTTATCATGGTATTTGGTATGATTTTAAATATATTAATTGCTCGTGTTACAAATCTTAAGTATATATTCTTAACAGGACATCATACGTTTTATATGGCAGCATTTTTAGCTATTTTATTAACTGTAGGTCATATAAAAGGATCTTTAACTGTAGTGATAGGATCAATAATTTTAGGATTAATTATGGCTATATTACCAGCGCTTGCTCAACCAACAATGAGAAAAATAACTGGCAATGATCAAGTCGCATTAGGTCATTTTGGTACTATTAGTTATTGGGCTGCTGGTGAAGTTGGTAAATTATTCAAAGGGAAATCTAAATCTACAGAAGATATTAAATTTCCTAAAGGTTTGAGTTTTTTAAGAGAAAGTACAATAAGTATTTCCATTACAATGGCATTGTTATATTTTATTGCTTCTTTATTTGCTGGAGTAAACTATGTAAATAAAATAAGTGATGGACAAAATTTTATAGTGTTTTCTGTAATACAAGGTGTTACATTCGCTGCAGGCGTATTTATTATTTTAACAGGAGTAAGGTTGATACTAGCAGAGATTGTACCAGCATTTAAAGGGATTTCTGAAAAAATTGTGCCTAACTCTAAACCTGCATTAGATTGCCCTATTGTTTTTCCTTACGCACAAAATGCAGTATTAATTGGATTCTTTGTAAGCTTTATTACTGGTGTTATCGGTATGTTTGTATTGTTTTTATTTGGTGGTGTAGTTATTTTACCTGGAGTAGTTGCACATTTCTTTTTAGGTGCTGCTTCAGCAGTATTTGGCAATGCAAGAGGTGGTATAAAAGGTGCAATTGCAGGGTCAGCTTTAAATGGTTTGTTAATAACATTTTTACCATTATTATTCTTACCTTTCTTAGGAGATCTTGGACTTGCATCAACAACATTCTCTGATACCGACTTTTTAGCTGTTGGAATTGTATTTGGTAACATCGTCAAGTTTACTGGTATCATTGGGGCTATTATCTTTATCGTTGTTATTGCTACAGTAGCTATATTATTAAAAGGGAAATCAGATAAAAGAGTAGAACAGTTATAA
- a CDS encoding PTS sugar transporter subunit IIA produces the protein MTLDILTEDKIVIKEKVSTWSEAIEIAAQPLLDNHSINNNYVSAMIESVNEMGPYIVIAPEIAIAHARPDNNVKEVGLSLLKLHQHINFAEDSHYASLIFVLSAIDNTSHLTILQSLASVLGNQAIVNQLVQAENKEDILKLLKEND, from the coding sequence GTGACTTTAGATATTTTGACAGAGGACAAAATAGTTATAAAGGAAAAAGTATCGACTTGGTCCGAAGCTATAGAAATAGCAGCACAACCTTTATTAGATAATCATAGTATTAATAATAATTATGTAAGTGCAATGATAGAAAGTGTGAATGAAATGGGACCATATATTGTTATTGCACCAGAGATAGCTATTGCACATGCAAGGCCTGATAATAATGTAAAAGAAGTTGGATTAAGTCTTTTGAAACTTCATCAACACATTAATTTTGCTGAAGATAGTCATTATGCTTCACTCATTTTTGTCTTGAGTGCAATTGATAATACATCACATTTAACTATATTACAAAGTCTAGCAAGCGTATTAGGAAACCAAGCAATTGTAAATCAATTAGTGCAAGCTGAAAACAAGGAAGACATTTTAAAATTATTAAAGGAGAATGATTAA
- a CDS encoding BglG family transcription antiterminator, translated as MLSNRQTKILYFLLKTESFVSIARLAEMFDISQRSIQYDLQNIESFQDNKQFVLMRHKSLGVKAKTLDQKIYDSELDNLSEIVHLTKNERKTNILITLFEATQPLSSNHLAELMKVSRRTIVNDLKLVQQWLASYHLEMKYIQNKGFIINGEEEALRQAYANIVKNYFKMTVPYFQDNLFSEEELAIVRKTVIETLNEEDYRLVQSAVDGLVYHIIIAIHRLKLNYSIDVPKEEYEKVCDTVQYRISQKLKKNLEIKFDIQFSESEAIFITLHLLSSKISSIKENNINTGELEQFLNELIKQVSVEIGVDLRENSKLLNGLIVHIQPAIHRMKFNLVEKNPLKEDIKKQYKNVYDIVKRNIHIIEEAYDISFTEDEIAYMTVHFVSSIERISTQKSSYIKVVLLCGSGIGTSQLLKSKLGNLYPEFDVIDAYSIYQIDEEELLKKGVDYIISTVDCHFDEIPVVTVDTFLNKSSRDQLNQIVNQYRESKVVQLEQIGENLRELLPEHRITKTEHMINKDRAIYQVSDLLLQDNIIESRYADAIIKQMESFGPYMVISPHIALLHSDTTYVQKGAGFAMTYVDNGIPFGHQKYDPVKVIIVLATKKPHLHLKALGQLSQLLTDDIKKKAFLEGNIQMINQYINEISEERMN; from the coding sequence TTGTTAAGTAACAGACAAACTAAAATTTTGTATTTCTTGTTGAAAACAGAATCATTTGTATCAATTGCCAGGTTAGCTGAAATGTTTGATATCTCACAACGTTCTATACAATATGATTTACAAAATATTGAAAGTTTTCAAGACAATAAACAATTCGTATTAATGAGGCATAAGTCATTAGGCGTAAAAGCTAAAACATTGGATCAAAAAATTTATGATTCGGAACTTGATAATTTATCAGAAATAGTTCATTTAACTAAAAACGAACGTAAGACAAATATACTGATTACACTTTTTGAAGCGACACAACCATTGTCATCTAATCATTTAGCAGAATTAATGAAAGTATCGAGACGAACGATTGTGAATGACCTTAAATTAGTACAACAATGGTTGGCATCTTACCATTTAGAAATGAAGTATATTCAAAACAAAGGATTTATTATCAATGGAGAAGAAGAAGCATTAAGACAAGCTTATGCAAATATAGTTAAAAATTATTTCAAAATGACTGTACCTTATTTTCAAGATAACTTATTTTCTGAAGAAGAGTTAGCGATTGTGAGAAAAACGGTCATAGAAACGTTAAATGAAGAAGATTATCGACTCGTTCAATCTGCAGTAGATGGTTTAGTTTATCATATTATCATTGCTATACACAGATTGAAATTAAATTACTCAATCGATGTTCCAAAAGAAGAATATGAAAAAGTATGTGATACGGTTCAATATCGTATTTCACAAAAATTGAAAAAGAATTTAGAAATTAAATTTGATATTCAATTCTCTGAATCGGAAGCTATTTTTATAACATTACATTTGTTGAGTTCCAAAATTTCTAGTATCAAGGAAAATAATATAAATACTGGAGAACTAGAACAATTTTTAAATGAACTTATTAAACAAGTTAGCGTAGAAATAGGTGTAGATTTAAGAGAAAACAGCAAATTATTAAATGGTTTGATTGTTCATATACAACCTGCAATTCATAGAATGAAATTTAATCTGGTTGAGAAGAATCCTTTGAAAGAAGATATTAAAAAACAATACAAAAATGTTTATGACATAGTGAAGAGAAATATCCATATCATTGAAGAAGCCTATGACATATCATTTACAGAAGATGAAATTGCATATATGACAGTGCACTTTGTATCAAGTATAGAACGCATTTCCACACAAAAAAGTAGTTATATCAAAGTAGTATTACTTTGTGGCTCTGGCATTGGAACCTCTCAATTACTGAAAAGTAAATTAGGCAATTTGTATCCTGAATTTGACGTGATTGATGCATATTCGATTTATCAAATTGATGAAGAAGAATTGTTGAAAAAGGGTGTCGACTACATTATTTCTACAGTAGATTGTCATTTTGATGAAATACCAGTTGTTACGGTTGATACCTTTCTTAATAAAAGTTCAAGAGATCAATTGAACCAAATTGTGAATCAATATAGAGAATCTAAAGTCGTTCAATTAGAACAAATAGGAGAAAACCTTAGAGAACTATTACCAGAACACAGAATAACTAAAACTGAACATATGATTAATAAAGATAGGGCGATATATCAAGTGTCTGATTTATTATTACAAGATAATATTATTGAAAGTAGATATGCAGATGCGATTATAAAGCAAATGGAATCGTTTGGACCTTATATGGTAATTAGTCCTCATATAGCATTATTACATTCTGATACCACTTATGTTCAAAAAGGTGCTGGATTTGCAATGACATATGTAGACAACGGTATTCCATTCGGTCATCAGAAATATGACCCAGTTAAGGTGATTATTGTCCTAGCAACGAAAAAACCACATTTACATCTCAAAGCATTAGGACAATTGAGCCAACTATTAACGGATGATATTAAAAAGAAAGCTTTTTTAGAAGGCAATATACAAATGATAAATCAATATATAAATGAAATTTCAGAAGAAAGGATGAATTGA
- a CDS encoding PTS sugar transporter subunit IIB, translated as MKILVVCGHGLGSSFMVEMNAQEALKNLNAPSDIEVEHSDIMTASPEMADLFICGRDLEENAERLGDVLVLDNILDKEELQNKLESKLNDLNMI; from the coding sequence ATGAAAATTTTAGTAGTATGCGGACACGGTTTAGGAAGTAGTTTTATGGTTGAAATGAATGCACAAGAAGCTTTGAAGAATTTAAATGCACCTTCGGATATTGAAGTCGAACATAGTGATATTATGACTGCTAGTCCAGAAATGGCAGACTTATTTATATGTGGTAGAGATTTGGAAGAAAATGCAGAACGTTTAGGTGATGTATTAGTTCTAGATAATATTTTAGATAAAGAAGAATTACAAAATAAATTGGAAAGTAAATTGAATGATTTAAATATGATTTAG
- a CDS encoding HoxN/HupN/NixA family nickel/cobalt transporter: protein MQRQSLSWLPYISIVILLHIIGFSFLWFAGKDHHILFGMGILAYTLGLRHAFDADHIAAIDNTVRKLLQQRRDPVGVGFYFSIGHSTVVFLMAVLLGISVKWAKSELPHFQDIGGTIGTLVSGFFLVLIGILNLIILVSLVQLFMKLRKQKGIDDEEVNELLESRGFITRFVGPYFKVISKSWHVLPLGFLFGLGFDTASEIALLALSSGASQQAISFIGILSLPILFAAGMSLLDTLDGVVMKSAYNWAFFNPIRKIYYNITITTISVIAALIIGLIELLQIMADKLALSGGFWSLIQSIQFDYLGYILVGLFLITWLISTLIWKFGKVEQRWS, encoded by the coding sequence ATGCAACGACAATCATTAAGTTGGTTACCATACATAAGCATTGTCATCTTACTACACATTATTGGATTTAGCTTTTTATGGTTTGCAGGTAAAGATCATCATATTTTATTTGGCATGGGTATATTGGCATATACGTTAGGTTTACGTCATGCTTTCGATGCCGATCATATCGCTGCTATCGATAATACAGTTAGAAAGTTATTACAACAACGTCGCGATCCTGTAGGTGTCGGTTTCTACTTTTCAATCGGTCACTCTACAGTCGTATTTTTAATGGCTGTATTACTAGGTATCTCAGTCAAATGGGCTAAAAGTGAATTACCACATTTCCAAGACATAGGTGGTACGATTGGCACGTTAGTTTCCGGATTTTTCTTAGTTCTAATTGGTATCTTAAATTTAATTATTCTAGTATCTCTAGTTCAATTATTTATGAAATTACGTAAACAAAAGGGCATTGATGATGAGGAAGTGAATGAGCTATTAGAATCTAGAGGCTTTATCACTCGATTTGTAGGACCTTACTTCAAAGTCATCAGTAAAAGTTGGCATGTATTACCATTAGGTTTCCTCTTTGGTTTAGGGTTTGATACAGCAAGCGAAATTGCATTGCTCGCGTTGTCATCCGGTGCTTCTCAACAAGCTATTTCATTTATAGGTATCTTATCATTACCTATTTTATTTGCGGCAGGTATGAGTTTATTAGATACCTTAGATGGTGTAGTGATGAAATCTGCCTACAACTGGGCATTCTTTAATCCTATTCGTAAAATCTATTACAACATTACAATTACAACCATTTCAGTTATCGCAGCTTTAATAATTGGCCTAATAGAGTTGTTACAAATTATGGCTGATAAATTGGCGTTATCTGGTGGCTTTTGGTCACTAATTCAATCCATTCAATTTGACTATTTAGGTTATATTTTGGTTGGTTTGTTCTTAATCACATGGTTGATTTCAACACTGATTTGGAAATTCGGAAAAGTTGAGCAACGTTGGTCTTAA
- the rarD gene encoding EamA family transporter RarD encodes MNNEYKKGIFFALGAYVLWGILPIYWELIHHIGAFEILAFRIIFSAIFMIVILIIGKNQRQAFIRDVNQLVTHPIQLVAIVVAGYVITINWGTFIWAVTNGHVLQSSLGYYINPLVSILLALIFLKERFNKFEWLAILFAFIGVLYMTLKVGEFPIVSLMLAFSFGIYGLLKKVVHIDAISSITVECIVTAPAGLIYVGYLWQQHQLSFGMNMSSFWLLFSGAITAIPLILFSAGAKRIPLSLTGFIQYVGPTIMFVLGIFLFDEPFDINQLITFIFIWIGIVLYSTSQYLKMKRKPITE; translated from the coding sequence ATGAATAATGAATATAAAAAAGGCATATTTTTCGCACTAGGTGCATATGTTTTATGGGGCATTTTGCCTATATATTGGGAACTGATTCATCATATTGGTGCATTTGAAATTTTAGCCTTTAGAATTATCTTTTCAGCGATATTCATGATTGTTATTTTAATCATTGGCAAGAATCAGAGGCAAGCATTTATTCGAGATGTGAATCAATTGGTGACACATCCTATACAACTTGTAGCCATCGTCGTTGCTGGTTATGTGATAACGATTAACTGGGGAACGTTTATATGGGCAGTGACGAATGGACATGTATTACAATCTAGTTTAGGTTATTATATTAATCCGTTAGTGAGTATCTTATTAGCGCTCATTTTCCTAAAAGAACGATTTAATAAATTTGAATGGTTAGCGATTCTATTTGCATTTATTGGCGTACTTTACATGACATTGAAAGTAGGAGAATTCCCAATCGTGTCTCTCATGTTGGCATTTTCATTTGGGATTTATGGATTATTGAAAAAGGTTGTCCATATCGATGCGATTAGTAGTATTACAGTAGAATGTATTGTCACGGCTCCTGCAGGATTAATCTATGTTGGTTATTTATGGCAACAACACCAACTTAGCTTTGGTATGAACATGTCATCGTTCTGGTTATTATTCTCTGGTGCGATTACAGCGATTCCTTTAATACTATTCTCAGCGGGCGCAAAACGTATTCCATTATCTTTAACAGGGTTCATCCAATATGTTGGACCAACCATTATGTTTGTTTTAGGTATCTTCTTATTTGACGAACCGTTTGATATCAATCAGTTGATAACGTTTATCTTTATCTGGATAGGTATTGTGTTATACAGTACATCTCAATATTTAAAAATGAAAAGAAAACCAATTACAGAATAA